DNA from Rhodobacteraceae bacterium M382:
CATTGGCACTGGCACCGATGTGGCTATCGAAGCGGCCGATGTTGTCTTGATGTCGGGTGACCTGCGTGGTGTTGTGAATGCGTTCGACGTCTCTGCACGCACGATGGCGAATATCCGTCAGAACCTGTTCTGGGCCTTTTCTTACAACTCAGCACTGATCCCGGTCGCCGCAGGTGCGCTGTATCCGGCATTCGGGCTGTTGTTATCGCCCGTTCTGGCCGCCGGGGCCATGGCCCTGTCCAGCGTGTTTGTTCTGAGCAACGCGCTGCGATTGCGGATGGCGCAGCCAATAATGCCTGAGAAGGCTACCCAAAGTCCAGCCGGCTCAGAAATGCAACCGGCCCCCGCTGAATAAGGAGACAGAAGAATGAACATCGGAGACGTATCGCGCTTGTCCGGGCTTCCGGCGAAAACCATTCGCTATTACGAGGAAATCGGCCTTGTCGATCCGCTGCGCAGTAGCAATGGCTATCGGAGTTTCCGCAAAAGCGACCTGCACAAACTTGCCTTTCTGGGGCGGGCCCGGTCCCTGGGTTTTTCCATTGACGATTGCCGCGACCTGCTGGCTCTTTACGATGACAGAACCCGTGCCAGCGCCGATGTCAAAGCGATCGCAAAAGAACATCTG
Protein-coding regions in this window:
- the cueR gene encoding Cu(I)-responsive transcriptional regulator, translating into MNIGDVSRLSGLPAKTIRYYEEIGLVDPLRSSNGYRSFRKSDLHKLAFLGRARSLGFSIDDCRDLLALYDDRTRASADVKAIAKEHLLRIDQKLAELNEMHETLSHLVNECAGDHRPDCPILADLAATSEKDATALAS